CGCTGGCCAGGCACGATCCGGCGAAGGTGCTGCTGGCCGTCGCGATCGGCGGTGACTGCCTGGCCGACGTGGCGTTGCTGCGCGCCGCACCCGGCATGTTCGGCCAGGTCGCCTCGGACCCCACGGTGTCCCGAACGATCAGCGCCCTGGCCGCCGACGCGGACAAGGTGCTCAAGCAGATCGCTGTGGTCACAGCCGCTGTGCGACAGCAGGTCTGGCGCCTGGCCGGGCCACGCTCACCGCTGTCCGATGCCAGTGGTGACCGGCCGGTGATCCTGGACGTGGACGCCACCCTGGTCACCGCCCACTCGGACAAGGAGTCCGCCGCGCCCACGTTCAAGCACGGGTACGGGTTCCACCCGCTGACGGTGTTCCTCGACCACCAGGACGGCGCCGGTGGGGAACCGTTGGCGATGCTGCTGCGCCCGGGCAATGCCGGCTCCAACACCGCCGCCGACCACATCACTGTCATCGGTCAGGCGCTGCAACAACTCTCGACCGGCCACCGGCCGGGCCGGGCGGTGTTGGTGCGCACCGACGCGGCGGGCTGCACCCACGCCGTCGTCGACTGGTTGACCCGCCGACGCGTGGGCTACTCGCTGGGCTTCTCGCTCAACGAGGGCCACGTGGAGCGGATCCGGGCCCTGCCGGACGCGGCGTGGACACCGGCCTACGACGGCGACGGCCGGCCCCGCGACGGCGCGTGGGTCGCCGACGCCACCGCCGTGCTCGACCTGACCAGCTGGCCCGAAGGGTTGCGGGTGATCGTCCGTGCCGAGCGGCCGCACCCCGGCGCCCAGCTCACCTTCACCGACCTGCACGGACACCGGCTCACCGCGTTTGCGACCAATACCCGCCGCGGGCAGCTGGCCGCGCTCGAGCTGCGTCACCGGCGGCGGGCCCGCTGCGAGGACCGCATCCGCAACGCCAAAGACACCGGCCTGCGCAACCTGCCGCTGCACGGGTTCGACCAGAACCGGATCTGGCTGGCCATCGTGATGCTCGCTCTGGACCTGACTGCGTGGCTGCAACTGACCGCCCTGGCCGGCACCGAGGCCGCGACGTGGGAGCCGAAACGGCTGCGGCTACGCCTGTTCTCGGTCGCCGGCCGGATCATCCGGCACGCCCGCCGCACCCGCCTGCGCATCCCGGCGACCGCACCGTGGGGGCACCTCATCACCCACGTCCGCGACCACCTGGCGCCCACCTGACCCGGCAGCACCGACCGATCCCGCCGAGCAGAACCGATCCACCCGGGGCAGTGGAACCCCGGCCCCGCGGGGACACGCGGCATCTCTACCTGCACCGACGCCGACAGGAGGAGGACAATTGACACCGACCGGCCCGATCAGGCCAAGCCCCCGGAGTCACGAAAGATCCGGGCTAGCGTAATAAGGCTCATCGCAATCCACGGTGTAGTGCCGTTCTGAAGACGCCGGTTCTCGAGTAGGGATCTGGCGATGTAGTTGGTGAGGTTGCGGAAGCCCAGGGCGGAGCCGCGGAGGTGCTCCAGTCGGCCGTTGATCGCCTC
This is a stretch of genomic DNA from Nakamurella alba. It encodes these proteins:
- a CDS encoding IS1380 family transposase, yielding MSKPTSSYPHPVLERSGGSVVSHAGAATLTDVIARFGIDRALLHALTPWRKPLARHDPAKVLLAVAIGGDCLADVALLRAAPGMFGQVASDPTVSRTISALAADADKVLKQIAVVTAAVRQQVWRLAGPRSPLSDASGDRPVILDVDATLVTAHSDKESAAPTFKHGYGFHPLTVFLDHQDGAGGEPLAMLLRPGNAGSNTAADHITVIGQALQQLSTGHRPGRAVLVRTDAAGCTHAVVDWLTRRRVGYSLGFSLNEGHVERIRALPDAAWTPAYDGDGRPRDGAWVADATAVLDLTSWPEGLRVIVRAERPHPGAQLTFTDLHGHRLTAFATNTRRGQLAALELRHRRRARCEDRIRNAKDTGLRNLPLHGFDQNRIWLAIVMLALDLTAWLQLTALAGTEAATWEPKRLRLRLFSVAGRIIRHARRTRLRIPATAPWGHLITHVRDHLAPT